The Porphyrobacter sp. LM 6 sequence GAATCAATTGCTAGGCGCGCGCCAACCTTGAGGGCAGCCCTTGCGCTCGCCCCACTCCCAAGGCCCAAGCATTACCCTTTTTAGCTTCCGAGAGGATTGCAAGCGCGTGGATATTTCCGCCGGTATCAAGGCTAGCCTGGCTGGACGCTATGCCTCGGCCCTGTTCGATCTCGCTGCCGAAACCGGCAAGGTGACCGCGGTCGAAAAGGACCTCGAGACGCTGGGCGCTGCCCTGAACGAATCGGGCGATCTTGTGGCGCTGACCACCAATCCGCAGCTGGGCCGCGACGTTGCCGGCAAGGCGATGGCGGCCGTGGCCAAGAAGCTCAAGCTTTCGGACCTCACTTCCAATTTCCTCGGTGTGCTGGCCAGCAACCGCCGCCTTGCCAAGCTGCCGGCGACCATCGCCGCCTTCAAGGCGATCGCCGCTGCCCAGCGCGGCGAAGTGACCGCCACTGTCACCAGCGCGCACCCGCTCAGCGACGACCAGATCGCCGCATTGAAGACCAAGCTGACCGCACGCGAAGGGCGCACGGTCATGCTTTCCGCCAAGGTCGATCCCGACCTGCTCGGCGGCCTTGTCGTTACCATCGGATCGACCCGCATCGATGCCTCGATCCGCACCCGTCTCAACTCGCTTGCCCAGGCCATGAAGGCTTAAAGGAAGAACCATGGAAATCCGCGCCGCAGAAATCTCGAAGGTCATCAAGGACCAGATCGCCAATTTCGGCACCGAGGCCGAAGTCAGCGAAACCGGCACCGTGCTGTCGGTGGGTGACGGGATCGCCCGTATCCACGGCCTCGATCAGGTGCAGGCCGGTGAAATGGTCGAATTCGCCAACGGGGTGCAGGGCATGGCGCTCAACCTCGAAGCCGACAATGTCGGCGTCGTGATCTTCGGCTCGGACTCCGAAATCAAGGAAGGCGATGTCGTCAAGCGCACCGGCACCATCGTGGACGTGCCGGTCGGCAAGGGCCTGCTCGGCCGCGTGGTCGACGCGCTCGGCAACCCGATCGACGGCAAGGGCCCGATCGTCGCCGAAAAGCGCAGCCGCGTCGAAGTGAAGGCACCGGGCATCATCCCGCGCGAATCCGTGTCGGAGCCCGTGCAGACCGGCCTCAAGGCGGTTGACGCGCTCGTTCCCGTCGGCCGCGGCCAGCGCGAGCTGATCATCGGTGACCGCCAGACCGGCAAGACCGCCGTCGCCATCGACACCTTTATCAACCAGAAGGACGTCAACGCGGGCGACGACGAGAAGAAGAAGCTCTACTGCGTCTACGTCGCGGTCGGCCAGAAGCGTTCGACCGTTGCCCAGATCGTGAAGCAGCTCGAAGAAAACGGCGCGATGGAATATTCGATCGTCGTCGCCGCGACCGCTTCGGAGCCCGCTCCGCTCCAGTACCTCGCGCCCTACACCGGCTGCGCGATGGGCGAATACTTCCGCGACAACGGCATGCACGCCGTGATCGTGTACGACGACCTTTCGAAGCAGGCCGTCGCCTATCGTCAGATGTCGCTGCTGCTGCGTCGTCCTCCGGGCCGCGAAGCCTACCCGGGCGACGTGTTCTATCTCCACAGCCGCCTGCTCGAGCGCGCTGCGAAAATGAACGAGGAAAACGGCCACGGCTCGCTCACCGCGCTGCCGATCATCGAAACCCAGGCGGGCGACGTGTCGGCCTATATTCCGACCAACGTGATCTCGATCACCGACGGCCAGATCTTCCTCGAAACCGGCCTGTTCTACCAGGGCATCCGTCCGGCGATTAACGTCGGTCTCTCGGTGAGCCGCGTCGGCGGTGCCGCCCAGACCAAGGCGATGAAGAAGGTCTCGGGTTCGATGAAGCTCGACCTCGCTCAGTACCGCGAAATGGCGGCCTTCGCGCAGTTCGGCTCGGACCTCGACGCCGCGACGCAGAAGCTGCTCAACCGCGGTGCGCGCCTGACCGAGCTGCTGAAGCAGAAGCAGTTCTCGCCGATGCCGTTCGAAGAGCAGACCGTGTCGATCTATGCCGGCACCAACGGCTTCCTCGACGCGATCCCGGTCAACCGCGTCAACGACTACGAGAGCCAGATGCTCGACTACATGCGCCGCGAACACGGTGCCGTGCTGGCCGAGATCCGCACCTCGAAGAAGTTCGAAGGCGACGTGGCTGACAAGACCAAGGCCGCGCTCGAAGCTTTCGCCAAGCAGTTCGCGTAAGGACGCCCTGACGTGCCCTCACTCAAGGAACTCAAGGGCCGGATCAACTCGGTCAAGTCGACCCAGAAGATCACCAAGGCCAAGCAGATGGTCGCGGCGGCCAAGCTGCGCCGTGCCCAGG is a genomic window containing:
- a CDS encoding F0F1 ATP synthase subunit delta, which produces MDISAGIKASLAGRYASALFDLAAETGKVTAVEKDLETLGAALNESGDLVALTTNPQLGRDVAGKAMAAVAKKLKLSDLTSNFLGVLASNRRLAKLPATIAAFKAIAAAQRGEVTATVTSAHPLSDDQIAALKTKLTAREGRTVMLSAKVDPDLLGGLVVTIGSTRIDASIRTRLNSLAQAMKA
- the atpA gene encoding F0F1 ATP synthase subunit alpha is translated as MEIRAAEISKVIKDQIANFGTEAEVSETGTVLSVGDGIARIHGLDQVQAGEMVEFANGVQGMALNLEADNVGVVIFGSDSEIKEGDVVKRTGTIVDVPVGKGLLGRVVDALGNPIDGKGPIVAEKRSRVEVKAPGIIPRESVSEPVQTGLKAVDALVPVGRGQRELIIGDRQTGKTAVAIDTFINQKDVNAGDDEKKKLYCVYVAVGQKRSTVAQIVKQLEENGAMEYSIVVAATASEPAPLQYLAPYTGCAMGEYFRDNGMHAVIVYDDLSKQAVAYRQMSLLLRRPPGREAYPGDVFYLHSRLLERAAKMNEENGHGSLTALPIIETQAGDVSAYIPTNVISITDGQIFLETGLFYQGIRPAINVGLSVSRVGGAAQTKAMKKVSGSMKLDLAQYREMAAFAQFGSDLDAATQKLLNRGARLTELLKQKQFSPMPFEEQTVSIYAGTNGFLDAIPVNRVNDYESQMLDYMRREHGAVLAEIRTSKKFEGDVADKTKAALEAFAKQFA